In Nitrosomonas ureae, the sequence AATGTATCGGAAGGATCCGAGTCCCATTTCAAAGTGACCATTGTTTCTGATGAATTTAACGGAAAAATGCTGTTAACTCGACACCGAATGGTCAATAACATTCTGGCGGATGAACTTCATTCAATTCATGCGCTTGTCATGCATACCATGACCATAGAGGAATGGTTTGAAAAGAATGGAAAATCTGACGAATCTCCCCCGTGCCTTGGAGGCTCAAAAATTAAATAGCCTGATAACATTAATATTTTCTTCTTACAGCTGTTAATTAATTGAAATCAGTTGCCCAAGCTATTAGTGTATCTCTGTCGAATATCTGAAATCACTAATGGATAGTTTCCAAGTTGAAACATAACTATATGAAAAAAAGTGATAATTATTAAGCTCTAGGCTCGCAGACACGATCTGCGAGCCTAGAGCCTAAAAAATATCATTTTACCTTTGTACACAGAACGAGTTAAGTTCAAATTTTTTATAAAGATAGGCAGTTAGCGTGTTATAGGGATTTCTTCTTTATTATCGTAGCGAAGCTTTCAAATTGAGCAAAAACTT encodes:
- a CDS encoding BolA family protein, whose protein sequence is MINIKNSIELKLLSLQPQFLEVINESHKHNVSEGSESHFKVTIVSDEFNGKMLLTRHRMVNNILADELHSIHALVMHTMTIEEWFEKNGKSDESPPCLGGSKIK